A window of the Cystobacter fuscus genome harbors these coding sequences:
- a CDS encoding NAD-dependent epimerase/dehydratase family protein, with amino-acid sequence MKLLVTGGTGFLGSHLVPRLVAAGHEVRVIGRSRPKGPGFEGVEFIPGDLKDREAVRRALDGVQALYHLAGLVSFQDKDARRMYELHVDSTRALLHDVREAGLRRIILASTSGTIAVSKEERVRTEEDDYPIEVVGRWPYYLSKIYEEKLTLEFCRQHAIPLVVLNPSLLMGPGDDRLSSTWTVLKFLQGEIPAMPGGGISFVDVRDLADAFVNALTRGEVYGRHLMGVNLSMWDFFQRLERLTGVPAPRLKLPPRVNVLGARLLEQVAKWRGTKPTLDPQEVDIGEHWFWLDSAKAERELGFHARDVHETLHDTVKYLYTRMAPSHLPGTKGRLAELREGT; translated from the coding sequence GTGAAGCTGCTCGTCACCGGAGGCACGGGCTTCCTGGGCTCGCACCTGGTGCCCCGACTGGTGGCCGCTGGCCACGAGGTGCGCGTCATCGGCCGCTCCCGTCCCAAGGGCCCGGGCTTCGAGGGCGTGGAGTTCATCCCCGGGGACTTGAAGGACCGCGAGGCCGTGCGCCGGGCGCTCGACGGCGTGCAGGCGCTCTACCACCTGGCGGGGCTCGTCTCCTTCCAGGACAAGGACGCGCGGCGCATGTACGAGCTGCACGTGGACAGCACACGCGCGCTGCTCCACGACGTGCGCGAGGCGGGCCTGCGGCGCATCATCCTCGCCTCCACCTCGGGCACCATCGCCGTGTCCAAGGAGGAGCGCGTGCGCACCGAGGAGGACGACTACCCCATCGAGGTGGTGGGCCGCTGGCCCTACTACCTGTCGAAAATCTACGAGGAGAAGCTCACGCTGGAGTTCTGCCGCCAGCACGCCATTCCCCTCGTGGTGCTCAACCCGAGCCTCCTCATGGGGCCGGGGGATGACCGGCTGTCGTCCACGTGGACGGTGCTCAAGTTCCTCCAGGGGGAGATTCCCGCCATGCCCGGTGGCGGCATCTCCTTCGTGGACGTGCGCGACCTGGCCGACGCCTTCGTCAACGCGCTCACGCGCGGCGAGGTGTACGGGCGCCACCTCATGGGTGTGAACCTGTCCATGTGGGACTTCTTCCAGCGCCTCGAGCGCCTCACCGGCGTGCCCGCCCCCCGGCTCAAGCTGCCCCCGCGGGTGAACGTGCTGGGCGCCAGGCTCCTCGAGCAGGTGGCGAAGTGGCGCGGCACGAAGCCCACCCTGGATCCCCAGGAGGTGGACATCGGCGAGCACTGGTTCTGGCTGGACAGCGCCAAGGCCGAGCGCGAGCTGGGCTTCCACGCCCGCGACGTCCACGAGACGCTCCACGACACCGTGAAGTACCTCTACACGCGCATGGCCCCGAGCCACCTGCCGGGCACCAAGGGCCGGCTGGCCGAGCTGCGCGAGGGGACCTGA
- a CDS encoding PaaI family thioesterase translates to MSDAETYPSQEQLDRYAAQFNQSLTMKHFGARMSFPSGEKVVVSAEVRPEHRGGLGTDAVNGGIISALFDLAIGSTPALRDPTRRAATVQLSISFERPLRGDLLRAEATIDTTGATTLFASARMYDAQGVVCARCQGVVQVSRIKWASGESPAVN, encoded by the coding sequence ATGTCCGACGCAGAGACCTACCCCTCGCAAGAGCAACTCGACCGCTACGCCGCACAGTTCAACCAGAGCCTGACGATGAAGCACTTTGGTGCCCGGATGAGCTTCCCCTCCGGCGAGAAGGTCGTCGTCTCCGCCGAGGTCCGCCCCGAGCACCGCGGCGGCCTGGGCACCGACGCCGTCAATGGCGGCATCATCTCGGCCCTGTTCGATCTGGCCATCGGCAGTACGCCGGCCCTGAGGGATCCCACCCGCCGCGCCGCCACCGTGCAGCTCTCCATCAGCTTCGAGCGCCCCCTGCGCGGCGATCTCCTGCGCGCCGAGGCCACCATCGACACCACCGGCGCCACCACCCTCTTCGCCTCCGCGCGCATGTATGACGCCCAGGGCGTGGTGTGCGCCCGCTGCCAGGGCGTGGTCCAGGTGTCGCGGATAAAGTGGGCCTCGGGAGAGAGCCCGGCCGTCAACTGA
- a CDS encoding MATE family efflux transporter — protein MHTDTTSAHSAPGLMRLTWPIFLEFLLFMLMGTADTLMLSGVSDDAVSAVGVVNQYIFVCILIMEVISNGASVVVAQYLGARRGEEAARISALAITLNLLLGILVSAALLLGGGALLERMNLEGVVLASARTYMGIAGGFIFLQALINVFSSLLRTYGFTKESMYVAMGMNALHVLGNWALIFGHLGLPRMGVAGAAVSTVFSRAIALAVFVWMLYRVMDVRMVARDYVTFSREYIRKILKVGLPAAVEQVTYHVCQTIFLYYVTLLGSVALASRQYAIAISQYIFLFSLAIGIGTSILIGRLVGASRAEEAYHRALSSLKWSVALTVLVDAVAILLRKPLLGLFTTNGDIIQLASQVIVLSLVLESGRSFNLVLVNSLRAAGDATFTVYAAFGSMVCMSLPLGYVLTFQLHLGLAGVWLAIAADEWTRGIIMWMRWRSRAWEKKSLVSPAEPAPVAVLGT, from the coding sequence ATGCATACCGACACCACGTCAGCGCACTCCGCTCCCGGATTGATGCGGCTGACCTGGCCCATCTTCCTCGAGTTCTTGTTGTTCATGCTGATGGGCACGGCGGACACGCTGATGCTCAGCGGGGTCTCCGACGATGCGGTGTCCGCCGTCGGAGTGGTCAACCAATACATCTTCGTCTGCATCCTCATCATGGAGGTCATCAGCAACGGCGCCTCCGTCGTCGTGGCCCAGTACCTGGGTGCGCGCCGGGGCGAGGAAGCGGCGCGGATCTCCGCGCTCGCCATCACGCTGAACCTCCTGCTCGGCATCCTGGTCAGCGCGGCGCTGCTGCTGGGCGGCGGAGCGCTGCTGGAGCGGATGAACCTGGAAGGCGTGGTGCTGGCCAGCGCGCGGACCTACATGGGGATCGCCGGAGGCTTCATCTTCCTGCAGGCCCTCATCAACGTGTTCTCCAGCCTGCTGCGCACGTACGGCTTCACCAAGGAGTCCATGTACGTGGCCATGGGGATGAACGCGCTGCACGTGCTCGGCAACTGGGCGCTCATCTTCGGCCACCTGGGTCTGCCCCGCATGGGCGTGGCCGGGGCGGCGGTCTCCACCGTGTTCAGCCGGGCCATCGCGCTCGCCGTGTTCGTGTGGATGCTCTACCGGGTGATGGACGTGCGGATGGTGGCGCGCGACTACGTGACGTTCTCGCGCGAGTACATCCGGAAGATCCTCAAGGTGGGCCTGCCCGCCGCCGTCGAGCAGGTGACGTACCACGTCTGCCAGACGATCTTCCTGTACTACGTCACCCTCCTGGGCTCCGTGGCGCTGGCGTCGCGGCAATACGCGATCGCCATCTCGCAGTACATCTTCCTGTTCAGCCTCGCCATCGGCATCGGCACGTCCATCCTCATCGGACGGCTGGTGGGAGCGAGCCGCGCGGAGGAGGCCTACCACCGCGCCCTGAGCAGCTTGAAGTGGTCCGTGGCGCTCACCGTGCTGGTGGACGCCGTGGCCATCCTCCTGCGCAAGCCCCTGCTCGGGCTGTTCACGACCAATGGCGACATCATCCAGCTCGCCTCCCAGGTCATCGTCCTGAGCCTCGTGCTGGAGTCCGGGCGGTCCTTCAACCTCGTGCTCGTCAACTCCCTGCGCGCCGCCGGAGACGCCACGTTCACCGTGTACGCGGCCTTCGGCTCCATGGTGTGCATGAGCCTGCCGCTCGGGTACGTGCTGACCTTCCAGCTGCACCTGGGACTGGCGGGCGTGTGGCTCGCCATCGCGGCGGACGAGTGGACGCGCGGCATCATCATGTGGATGCGCTGGCGCAGCCGGGCGTGGGAGAAGAAGTCGCTCGTGTCGCCCGCCGAGCCGGCGCCGGTGGCCGTGCTCGGGACGTGA
- a CDS encoding ATP-dependent helicase, translating to MALALNAENELLKDLNEPQKEAVLHGDGPLLVLSGAGSGKTRVITRRVAHLVRLRGVFPWRILAVTFTNKAAREMRERLVQLLGPQAHELVVSTFHSSSSMILRRALKDPKLVDHKVAELMGLTPSFVIYDDGDQLQLIKRAMREARVDPIMQPREILHRIDGEKNAARLPDQMVVDVDDARGVVVQKTYHAYQKLLRAANAVDFGDLLLLLVALLRQRPDVLDQYQKRFRHILVDEFQDTNPVQYELLRLLAPPDRTPKPNLVVVGDDDQSIYRWRGASVDNILEFPEHYPGARVVKLEQNYRSDQNILDAAHAVIRRNSRRMPKKLWSDRPKGEHLTLLLNRDERAEAQEVARRIHALQREGFIKYSGMAVFYRTNAQSRVLEEAMRLARVPYTLVSGRSFYDRAEVRDAAAYLRLMVNPRSDADLLRIINTPARGIGDTTVERLVDFANQSGVSLYEASAAPERIAGLNTAAVRRLSGFHALVSSLHAFAQESQDAASAVDQMLQETRLVESLQTEGSDESMTRAENLREFLGAAQEFDLNRAAAAVAASTAGDDGAAQAVPPEEADLDMSPLTADIPPLNAFLEQISLVGDADAEVGEGRVALMTLHAAKGLEFDAVFITGMEDGVFPHSRALHGGESEEGGEEMAEERRLCYVGFTRARRRLFVSLAQCRSLFGELRYNPPSRFLAEVPQELFGIAEQELPPAPKEAPFTKKKRNWADEDDGPRVDRTYSQAPEGDGVGGDVRGMRVRHEQFGMGRIISADGQGPNAKVTVDFGGHVGLKRVIARFLLPG from the coding sequence ATGGCGCTTGCCTTGAACGCCGAAAACGAACTCCTCAAAGATCTGAACGAGCCCCAGAAGGAAGCGGTCCTCCATGGGGATGGACCCCTGCTCGTGCTGTCGGGCGCGGGCAGCGGCAAGACGCGCGTCATCACCCGCCGCGTGGCCCACCTGGTGCGCCTGCGCGGCGTGTTCCCCTGGCGCATCCTCGCCGTCACCTTCACCAACAAGGCCGCGCGAGAGATGCGCGAGCGACTCGTCCAGTTGCTCGGCCCCCAGGCCCACGAGCTGGTGGTGAGTACCTTCCACTCCTCCTCGTCGATGATCCTCCGCCGGGCCCTGAAGGATCCCAAGCTGGTGGACCACAAGGTGGCGGAGCTGATGGGGCTGACGCCCTCGTTCGTCATCTACGACGACGGGGACCAGTTGCAGCTCATCAAACGCGCCATGCGCGAGGCCCGGGTGGACCCCATCATGCAGCCCCGGGAGATCCTCCACCGCATCGACGGGGAGAAGAACGCGGCGCGCCTGCCCGACCAGATGGTGGTGGACGTGGACGACGCGCGCGGCGTGGTGGTGCAGAAGACCTACCACGCCTACCAGAAGCTCCTGCGCGCGGCGAACGCGGTGGACTTCGGCGACCTGCTGCTGCTGCTCGTGGCGCTCCTGCGCCAGCGCCCGGACGTGCTGGACCAGTACCAGAAGCGCTTCCGGCACATCCTCGTGGACGAGTTCCAGGACACCAACCCGGTGCAGTACGAGCTGTTGCGCCTGCTCGCTCCGCCGGATCGGACGCCGAAGCCAAACCTGGTGGTGGTGGGCGACGACGACCAGTCCATCTACCGCTGGCGTGGCGCGAGCGTGGACAACATCCTCGAATTCCCGGAGCACTACCCGGGCGCGCGCGTGGTGAAGCTCGAGCAGAACTACCGCTCGGACCAGAACATCCTCGACGCGGCGCACGCCGTCATCCGGCGCAACTCCCGGCGCATGCCCAAGAAGCTGTGGAGCGACCGGCCCAAGGGCGAGCACCTCACCCTGCTGCTCAACCGCGACGAGCGCGCCGAGGCGCAGGAAGTCGCCCGGCGCATCCACGCGCTGCAGCGCGAGGGCTTCATCAAGTACTCGGGCATGGCGGTCTTCTACCGCACCAACGCGCAGAGCCGCGTGCTCGAGGAGGCCATGCGGCTGGCGCGCGTGCCCTACACGCTGGTGAGCGGACGCAGCTTCTACGATCGCGCCGAGGTGCGTGACGCGGCGGCCTACCTGCGCCTGATGGTGAATCCGCGCTCGGACGCGGACCTGCTGCGCATCATCAACACGCCAGCGCGCGGCATCGGCGACACCACGGTGGAGCGGCTGGTGGACTTCGCCAACCAGTCCGGGGTGAGTCTGTACGAGGCCTCGGCGGCGCCCGAGCGCATCGCCGGCCTCAACACGGCGGCGGTGCGCCGGCTGTCGGGCTTCCACGCCCTGGTGTCGTCGCTGCACGCCTTCGCCCAGGAGTCACAGGACGCGGCGAGCGCGGTGGACCAGATGCTCCAGGAGACGCGCCTGGTGGAGTCGCTGCAGACGGAGGGCAGCGACGAGTCGATGACGCGCGCGGAGAACCTGCGCGAGTTCCTGGGCGCGGCGCAGGAGTTCGATCTCAACCGGGCGGCGGCGGCCGTGGCGGCGTCCACGGCGGGCGACGACGGGGCCGCGCAGGCCGTGCCGCCGGAGGAGGCGGACCTGGACATGTCCCCGCTCACCGCGGACATCCCCCCGCTCAACGCCTTCCTGGAGCAGATCAGCCTGGTGGGTGACGCGGACGCCGAGGTGGGCGAGGGCCGGGTGGCGCTGATGACGCTGCACGCGGCCAAGGGGCTCGAGTTCGACGCGGTGTTCATCACCGGCATGGAGGACGGGGTGTTCCCGCACTCGCGTGCGCTGCATGGGGGCGAGTCGGAGGAGGGCGGGGAGGAGATGGCCGAGGAGCGGCGGCTCTGCTACGTGGGCTTCACCCGCGCGCGCAGGCGGCTGTTCGTGAGCCTGGCGCAGTGCCGCTCGCTCTTCGGCGAGCTGCGCTACAACCCGCCCTCGCGCTTCCTGGCCGAGGTGCCGCAGGAGCTCTTCGGCATCGCCGAGCAGGAACTGCCCCCGGCGCCGAAGGAAGCGCCCTTCACGAAGAAGAAGCGCAACTGGGCGGACGAGGACGACGGGCCGCGCGTGGACCGGACCTACTCGCAGGCCCCGGAGGGGGACGGGGTGGGCGGGGACGTGCGCGGGATGCGCGTGCGCCACGAGCAGTTCGGCATGGGGCGCATCATCTCGGCGGATGGCCAGGGACCCAACGCCAAGGTGACGGTGGACTTCGGCGGGCACGTGGGTCTCAAGCGCGTCATCGCCCGCTTCCTCCTGCCGGGGTAG
- a CDS encoding GGDEF domain-containing protein has product MAGDETRVTKISAIKDLASTVDAECCIVQIHGPELGKKYTLLEHEFTIGREEGNHIVVDLDNVSRRHARIIRMQGRMFVQDLGSTNGTYLNDQEVTQETPLRSGDLIKVGGSIFKFLTGDNVELQYHETIYTLTIQDGLTGINNKRYFLEYLEREMGRCHRYGRPLTLMLFDIDFFKKINDVHGHLAGDYVLRELSQTLKRLVRKEQCFARYGGEEFAVVIPEDGGDKARIFAEKIRRTIEEKQFVFENQEIPVTVSLGVADMTPDMVEPLQFIKIADANLYKAKKAGRNRVIG; this is encoded by the coding sequence ATGGCTGGCGACGAAACCCGAGTAACCAAGATCTCCGCGATCAAGGATCTGGCGAGCACGGTCGATGCGGAATGCTGCATCGTGCAGATTCACGGGCCGGAGCTGGGCAAGAAGTACACGCTCCTGGAACATGAATTCACCATAGGACGTGAGGAGGGCAACCACATCGTGGTGGACCTCGACAACGTCTCGCGCCGGCACGCGCGCATCATCCGCATGCAGGGGCGGATGTTCGTGCAGGACCTGGGCTCCACCAACGGCACCTACCTCAACGATCAGGAGGTGACGCAGGAGACCCCGCTGCGCAGCGGCGATCTCATCAAGGTGGGGGGCTCCATCTTCAAGTTCCTCACCGGTGACAACGTGGAGCTGCAGTACCACGAGACCATCTACACGCTCACCATCCAGGACGGCCTCACCGGCATCAACAACAAGCGCTACTTCCTGGAGTACCTGGAGCGCGAGATGGGCCGGTGCCACCGCTACGGGCGCCCCCTGACGCTGATGCTCTTCGACATCGATTTCTTCAAGAAAATCAATGATGTCCACGGGCACCTGGCGGGTGACTACGTGCTGCGCGAGCTGTCGCAGACCCTCAAGCGGCTGGTGCGCAAGGAGCAGTGCTTCGCGCGCTACGGCGGCGAGGAGTTCGCGGTCGTCATCCCCGAGGACGGCGGCGACAAGGCTCGCATCTTCGCGGAGAAGATCCGCCGCACCATCGAGGAGAAGCAGTTCGTCTTCGAGAACCAGGAGATTCCCGTCACCGTGTCCCTGGGCGTGGCCGACATGACGCCCGACATGGTGGAGCCGCTCCAGTTCATCAAGATCGCCGACGCCAATCTCTACAAGGCCAAGAAGGCGGGCCGCAACCGCGTGATCGGCTAG
- the glgC gene encoding glucose-1-phosphate adenylyltransferase, translating to MAKLLAMILAGGAGTRLEPLTRERAKPAVPFGGRYRIIDFVLSNFANSGIYRMKVLTQYKSDSLNKHLSRAWRMTAFLDHYVETVPAQMRTGMDWYKGSADAIYQNLNIITDEEPDHIFVFGADHIYRMDCRQMLDFHVERKAACTVAAIPVPLHEGREFGIIDVGPDGRMRGFVEKPKNPPPMPGNDKYCLASMGNYLFTTQSLVQEVVRDAAIESSAHDFGKSIISELYKREPVYVYDFATNVIAGQEEKERGYWRDVGNIDTYYQSNMDLVEVNPVFNLYNDRWPIYTQPNNFPPAKFVFADQEHKRVGHAMDSLVSEGCIISGGHVRRSVLSPKVRVNSFSEIEDSLLFENVTIGRRCRIRRAIIDKNVEIPQETTIGYDLEEDRRRFHVTAGGVVVIPKGMKVA from the coding sequence ATGGCGAAATTGCTGGCAATGATCCTCGCGGGGGGGGCCGGAACCCGGCTCGAACCCCTGACTCGTGAACGCGCCAAGCCGGCCGTCCCCTTTGGCGGTCGCTACCGCATCATCGACTTCGTCCTCTCCAACTTCGCCAACTCCGGCATCTACCGGATGAAGGTGCTCACCCAGTACAAGAGCGACTCGCTCAACAAGCACCTGTCGCGCGCCTGGCGGATGACGGCCTTCCTGGACCACTACGTGGAGACGGTGCCCGCGCAGATGCGCACCGGCATGGACTGGTACAAGGGCAGCGCGGACGCCATCTACCAGAACCTCAACATCATCACCGACGAGGAGCCGGACCACATCTTCGTCTTCGGCGCGGACCACATCTACCGGATGGATTGCCGGCAGATGCTCGACTTCCATGTCGAGCGCAAGGCCGCCTGCACGGTGGCGGCCATCCCCGTGCCCCTGCACGAGGGGCGGGAGTTCGGCATCATCGACGTGGGGCCGGACGGGCGCATGCGCGGCTTCGTGGAGAAGCCCAAGAACCCGCCGCCCATGCCGGGCAACGACAAGTACTGCCTGGCGTCCATGGGCAACTACCTCTTCACCACCCAGTCGCTGGTGCAGGAGGTGGTGCGCGACGCGGCCATCGAGTCGAGCGCCCACGACTTCGGCAAGTCCATCATCAGCGAGCTGTACAAGCGCGAGCCGGTGTACGTGTACGACTTCGCCACCAACGTCATCGCCGGCCAGGAGGAGAAGGAGCGCGGCTACTGGCGGGACGTGGGCAACATCGACACGTACTACCAGTCCAACATGGACCTGGTGGAGGTGAACCCGGTGTTCAACCTCTACAATGACCGGTGGCCCATCTACACCCAGCCCAACAACTTCCCGCCGGCCAAGTTCGTCTTCGCCGACCAGGAGCACAAGCGCGTGGGCCACGCCATGGACTCGCTGGTGAGCGAGGGGTGCATCATCTCCGGCGGCCACGTGAGGCGCTCGGTGCTCTCACCCAAGGTGCGCGTCAACTCGTTCTCCGAGATCGAGGACTCGCTGCTCTTCGAGAACGTCACCATCGGGCGGCGCTGCCGCATCCGGCGCGCCATCATCGACAAGAACGTGGAAATCCCCCAGGAGACCACCATCGGCTACGACCTCGAGGAGGATCGGCGCCGCTTCCACGTCACCGCGGGCGGCGTGGTCGTCATCCCCAAGGGCATGAAGGTCGCCTGA
- a CDS encoding RNA polymerase sigma factor, giving the protein MFDDLTDDELFAEVLQRRAMGGVVGDALGALCERWARPARYVISKIQASYGRGSPADADELYQDAVGKFLDKGLDQFRGVSEQMPGRSASPKTFFLRIVKHVAIDFYRRQREDLAPAAADSEDALEEPPAQVARAVESSRRREERTEAQELYWRAYERLQREHPKEAGAWDLYHHQDVEDHEECARRLNITVVNSYKRVSRAQAYLRLYLLDLQQEGGRE; this is encoded by the coding sequence GTGCTCCAACGCCGCGCCATGGGCGGGGTGGTGGGAGATGCACTCGGCGCGCTCTGCGAGCGCTGGGCCCGGCCGGCCCGCTATGTCATCTCCAAGATCCAGGCCAGCTACGGCCGGGGCTCTCCGGCGGACGCGGACGAGCTCTACCAGGACGCGGTTGGCAAGTTCCTCGACAAGGGACTGGATCAATTCCGCGGCGTGTCCGAGCAGATGCCCGGACGCAGCGCGTCGCCCAAGACGTTCTTCCTGCGCATCGTCAAGCACGTCGCCATCGACTTCTACCGGCGGCAGCGCGAGGACCTGGCTCCGGCCGCGGCCGACTCCGAGGACGCCCTCGAGGAGCCGCCCGCCCAGGTGGCGCGCGCGGTGGAGTCCTCGCGGCGGCGCGAGGAGCGCACCGAGGCCCAGGAACTCTACTGGCGCGCGTATGAGCGCCTGCAGCGCGAGCATCCCAAGGAAGCCGGTGCGTGGGACCTGTACCACCACCAGGACGTCGAGGACCACGAGGAGTGCGCGCGTCGCCTCAACATCACCGTGGTCAATTCGTACAAGCGCGTCAGCCGTGCACAGGCCTACCTGCGGCTCTATCTGCTCGACCTCCAACAGGAGGGCGGGCGCGAGTGA
- a CDS encoding SDR family oxidoreductase codes for MELELSGKVFLVTGGSDGLGAAVALRLVKEGARVAICARNPERLEASASVLRGAGGDVLAVVADVTRGEHVDAFVDAAAARWGRVDGLVNNAGAAAARPFADLDDAAWEADLQLKLFAAARASRRALPHLRAAGGGAIVNVLAIAAKAPGAQSMPSSVSRAAGMALTKSLSKELGPEGIRVNAVLPGLIESGQWERRALATSQPVETVYSQLSKGSGIPLGRVGKAEEFADVVAFLLSPRAGFVSGVALNVDGGQSPVV; via the coding sequence ATGGAGCTGGAGTTGAGTGGCAAGGTGTTCCTGGTGACGGGAGGTTCGGACGGGCTGGGCGCGGCGGTGGCCCTGCGTTTGGTGAAGGAAGGGGCTCGCGTGGCCATCTGCGCGCGCAACCCCGAGCGCCTGGAGGCCTCGGCCTCGGTGCTGCGCGGTGCGGGGGGCGACGTGCTGGCGGTGGTGGCGGACGTCACCCGCGGCGAGCACGTGGATGCCTTCGTGGACGCGGCGGCGGCGCGCTGGGGCCGGGTGGACGGGCTGGTGAACAACGCGGGGGCCGCGGCGGCGCGGCCCTTCGCCGACCTGGACGACGCGGCGTGGGAGGCGGACCTGCAGCTCAAGCTCTTCGCCGCGGCGCGGGCGTCCCGGCGCGCGCTGCCCCACCTGCGCGCGGCGGGCGGCGGCGCCATCGTCAACGTGCTGGCCATCGCGGCCAAGGCGCCGGGGGCCCAGTCGATGCCGTCCTCGGTGTCCCGGGCGGCGGGCATGGCGCTCACCAAGTCCCTGTCGAAGGAGCTGGGGCCCGAGGGCATCCGGGTGAACGCGGTGCTGCCGGGCCTCATCGAGAGCGGCCAGTGGGAGCGTCGCGCGCTCGCCACGAGCCAGCCGGTGGAGACGGTCTACTCGCAGCTCTCCAAGGGCTCCGGCATTCCGCTTGGCCGCGTGGGCAAGGCCGAGGAGTTCGCCGACGTGGTGGCCTTCCTGCTCTCGCCGCGCGCGGGCTTCGTGAGCGGGGTGGCTCTCAACGTGGACGGTGGTCAGTCCCCCGTCGTGTGA
- a CDS encoding oxidoreductase has protein sequence MDTPTRTALVAGASGLVGGWLLDTLLADPRYREVHSLGRRVLPRQHPKLVQRTVDFARLGGEALPAAQDAFCCLGTTIKKAGSQEAFRAVDHDAVLAFAQAARAAGVQRFLVVTALGANARSRIFYNRVKGQVEEALASLGFESLVILQPSLLLGERPERRTGERAAAAVSRALAPLLRPLASRPIEARTVARAMVALAREAQLGVRVVPSGELQALGQ, from the coding sequence ATGGACACCCCTACACGCACCGCGCTCGTGGCTGGCGCCAGCGGCCTGGTTGGAGGCTGGCTGCTCGACACCCTGCTCGCGGACCCCCGCTACCGCGAGGTGCACTCCCTCGGCCGCCGGGTGCTGCCCCGGCAACACCCGAAGCTCGTCCAGCGCACCGTGGACTTCGCCCGGCTGGGCGGCGAGGCCCTGCCCGCGGCACAGGACGCCTTCTGCTGCCTGGGCACCACCATCAAGAAGGCGGGCAGCCAGGAGGCCTTCCGCGCCGTGGACCATGACGCCGTGCTGGCCTTCGCCCAGGCGGCGCGCGCGGCGGGCGTCCAGCGCTTCCTCGTGGTGACGGCCCTGGGCGCCAATGCCCGCTCGCGCATCTTCTACAACCGCGTGAAGGGCCAGGTGGAGGAGGCGCTCGCGTCGCTGGGCTTCGAGTCGCTCGTCATCCTCCAGCCCTCGCTCCTGCTCGGAGAGCGCCCCGAGCGCCGCACCGGCGAGCGCGCGGCGGCCGCCGTCTCCCGGGCCCTGGCGCCGCTGCTGCGTCCGCTGGCCAGCCGCCCCATCGAGGCGCGCACCGTGGCGCGGGCGATGGTCGCCCTGGCGCGCGAGGCCCAGCTGGGCGTGCGGGTGGTGCCCTCGGGGGAGTTGCAGGCCCTGGGCCAGTAG
- the add gene encoding adenosine deaminase, with translation MASIRDDELPSSTGIPSSARRVDWVAPPALPVTEELLRALPKTDLHCHLDGSMRLRTILELAEQQKVHLPADTEEGLAKAIHMGEVCKSLEDYLVAFDVTLSVLQTAESLYRAAYELAVDAAAENVRYLEVRYSPALHLKKGLKMTTVIDSVLEGLRVAKRETGIKYGVIVCGIRHINPQTSMRLAELSVAYKNRGVIGFDLAGAEADFPAKDHKEAFQLILRNNVNCTAHAGEAFGPESISQAIHYLGAHRIGHGTRLREDGDLLNYVNDHRIPLEVCPSSNVQTGAVPSLDAHPLKFYFDYGLRVTINTDNRLITDTTVTKELWLSHKEIGLSLEDLTTIIVSGFKSAFLPSREKQDFLRQVNDEITRTLAAFEKRPQVVKQPA, from the coding sequence ATGGCTTCGATTCGTGACGACGAGCTGCCCAGCTCGACTGGCATACCCTCATCCGCGCGCCGGGTGGACTGGGTCGCACCCCCGGCGCTCCCCGTCACCGAGGAACTGCTGCGCGCGCTGCCCAAGACGGACCTGCACTGTCACCTGGATGGCTCGATGCGGCTGCGCACCATCCTCGAGCTGGCCGAGCAGCAGAAGGTCCACCTGCCCGCGGACACCGAGGAGGGCCTCGCCAAGGCGATCCACATGGGCGAGGTGTGCAAGAGCCTCGAGGACTACCTGGTCGCCTTCGACGTGACGCTCTCGGTGCTCCAGACGGCCGAGTCGCTCTACCGCGCCGCCTACGAGCTGGCGGTGGACGCGGCGGCGGAGAACGTGCGCTACCTGGAGGTGCGCTACTCGCCCGCCCTGCACCTGAAGAAGGGCCTGAAGATGACGACGGTCATCGACTCGGTGCTCGAGGGCCTGCGGGTGGCCAAGCGCGAGACGGGCATCAAGTACGGCGTCATCGTCTGCGGCATCCGCCACATCAACCCGCAGACGTCCATGCGGCTGGCCGAGCTGTCGGTGGCGTACAAGAACCGCGGCGTCATCGGCTTCGACCTGGCGGGCGCCGAGGCGGACTTCCCGGCGAAGGACCACAAGGAGGCCTTCCAGCTCATCCTGCGCAACAACGTCAACTGCACCGCGCACGCGGGCGAGGCCTTCGGGCCCGAGTCCATCTCCCAGGCCATCCACTACCTGGGCGCGCACCGCATCGGCCACGGCACGCGGCTGCGCGAGGACGGAGACCTGCTCAACTACGTGAACGATCACCGCATCCCGCTGGAGGTGTGCCCCTCCTCCAACGTGCAGACGGGCGCGGTGCCGAGCCTGGACGCGCACCCGCTGAAGTTCTACTTCGACTACGGCCTGCGCGTGACGATCAACACGGACAACCGGCTCATCACCGACACCACGGTCACCAAGGAGCTGTGGCTGTCGCACAAGGAGATCGGCCTGTCGCTGGAGGACCTGACCACCATCATCGTCTCCGGCTTCAAGAGCGCCTTCCTGCCGTCGCGAGAAAAGCAGGACTTCCTGCGGCAGGTGAATGATGAGATCACTCGCACGCTCGCCGCCTTCGAGAAGCGGCCCCAGGTGGTGAAGCAGCCGGCCTGA